A segment of the Candidatus Krumholzibacteriia bacterium genome:
GGCCACCTCACCCGCTTCCCCGGCGATCTCACCGACCCCGGCTTCCGCGAGCGCCTCGTGGAGTTCGCGACCGCGGCGGGCGGCGCGTCGGGTCTCGACCTGCTCGTGAACGCGGCCGGCATCATCGGCAGCGGCAGCACCGAGGCCACCACGCTCGAGAGTTTCGACCACATGATGGACATCAACGTCCGCTCGCTCTTCGACCTCACGCGCCGCGCGCTGCCCGCGCTCGAAGCGGCGAAGGGCGCGATCGTGAACGTGAGCAGCGTGACGGGCACGCGCGCGTTCCCCGGGGTTCTGAGCTACTGCGTGAGCAAGGCCGCGGTCGACCAGATGACCCGGTGCATGGCGCTCGACCTGGCGCCGAAGGGCGTCCGTGTGAACGCGGTGAATCCAGGGGTGGTGCGTACCAATCTGCACCGCGCCGGCGGCATGGACGAAGACACCTACGCCGCCTTCCTCGAGCGTAGCGCCGATACGCACCCGCTCGGACGGCCCGGCGAACCCGAGGAAGTGGCCGAGCTGATCGCCTTCCTCGGGTCTGCACGCGCGGGCTGGATCACCGGCGAGTGCGTGGCGATCGACGGGGGACGCGCGCAGACCTGCGCACGGTGAACGATCCCCACC
Coding sequences within it:
- a CDS encoding SDR family oxidoreductase, whose product is MLHDFAERTALVTGASSGIGRATALLVAQRGGRVVATGRNQAALEVLEDEASGADGHLTRFPGDLTDPGFRERLVEFATAAGGASGLDLLVNAAGIIGSGSTEATTLESFDHMMDINVRSLFDLTRRALPALEAAKGAIVNVSSVTGTRAFPGVLSYCVSKAAVDQMTRCMALDLAPKGVRVNAVNPGVVRTNLHRAGGMDEDTYAAFLERSADTHPLGRPGEPEEVAELIAFLGSARAGWITGECVAIDGGRAQTCAR